The genomic segment TCGGTCAGAGCCACGTTCGGACATTCTGAGAGCATCGACTGACTGGCCACAGGATTGGTCATAACATTTCAATGTTCGGCCTTGCCGTGGTCGAAATGAACGTTaagcgcacgcgcgcacacataaacacacattccaCTCTTTTGTATAGTGGTCAACATGTTGGAATGATGTTAAAGTTGGGCTCCTGAATAAGTATCTATCCAAAGGACGATGTTAAATATTCTAGATCTTGAATCAAATGATACATAATAAATGCATAACcaatagggctgggtaaaaatatcgattcatcaatgcactgcaatttatttgttctcgattcaatttcgattctgattttttttttatcaattatttccataaaaacaaaacagaaacatactcagtcattgtaatctagaagccAGTATGTCTAAATGTACATGCCcatttacatttgtccatgtcaTGATAGGCCTATATACCTGACCGCAGTATGATAGGAGGTGAGCAGCATGTAAGAAGGTCCGTGTATTGACTTCAGATATGGATTTGTTCACGTGTTTGTGGGGAACTTCAACAAGTTACTTCAGATTTATCTTGATTTGGCTGTAtcttcacacataaacacattctAAATGCAAGACATAACTTCTTTATTTAAATGGTACCACCCATGTCATTTTCATCCTCATGATTTTGGAACCCAGACTTTGGTTCCATGAGCCAAACCTTTCAGCTGTACAGTTGTCTGATTCCACTCTGTCCATCAGTGGCATGAAGAGCTGTTCTACCTGTTCTGCTCTGTTCTGCTGCCGTAGGCCTTATGAAGGCGACTCTCCCTGGTCTGGTTAAGATGGGGCATTTTacgctgcaagtttagctcaggaacaatactatacaatggtcTATTCCCTTTCTGCTAGTTAAAGCataatgaaatggttaattcattttgatatggttaattctaaatatttaggtattttatCATCTGTACTTATTATTGAATCGGTATCAAAGCAATTGGATCACTATCTAATCTAATCGATATCGAATCGaatcaagacctaaagaatcTAATTGAtttgaattgtgaggtaccagtggcaatacccagccctaataACCAAGTATATTCAAGGTCAGTGGTGTCTAGGGCCAAAACATAACTAAGCTACCAAAATGTGAGCTTAAAATGTATTATCGTTTAGTGACTGACGGCTTTCTATATTTGTTATCTTTCAGAATGGAAATGTAAAGGAGCTAATTTTTACATGCCAACGTTGTCATCAGAGAATTTCTACAAGCTAGGACTTTGTTAAAAATGAAACTGATGTGTTTTCTAGATGCAAAGCTTTGATTCTATCAGTATATTTgggtaaaaaaatgtttttgggcATTGGGTGTCATCAAAGCTATTATAGTTCAGCACCATGTCTGTACATCCTACATACAGACACTCTGAACAGTGGGGCTTTCCACTTCTTTTCAGTCTTTTCTTAACGTATGAAGTAATGTTCGGAGGTGATGTTGGTGTGTTTTAGTTGTGTCCGTTAAGGATGGAATGCTTCAGCAAGGCCAAGATTCCTTTGTGGAAACTACATTTCCCAGTTCAACTCCTTTTTACAGGGAGAAGGTCGTTTTGGACAGTGGATCAATAAGTGTTTGGTGCAGTTTGTTTGACTTTCATACGATTCTACCTTACATTTAAAACACACTTGAGAACTGAATTACGATATTTTAACCAGATTATCCGGTTGCACCATCATATGCACTATATTGTAAACATATCAAAGCAAATAAAGCCTATTTTGTTGGAGGACCATTCAGTAAAAGCAAAGGCTATATATGGTATAATactatttgtatttgtgtaagccTCATCAGAAAACACATTTCTATACACCCTGGTATCGGGTTTAAGTTGAGTTGATTATTGTACCTAGGTACCCTGTGCAAGCTCAAAGACTAGATCATTCTTGATTTGCTGTGCCACAATGGTTTTACAAAAGGACTGCTGTGGGACTGAAAATTCTCTGGCTGTATCGATGAACTACATTGTAAATGAACCCCTGACTAAGGTGCCTTCTTAACCTACTGTGCAGGTATACAATACATTTAGCTGCAATTGTAGCCCCCAATCCTATTTGTTTATAATATTAGAAATGCAAATAGTTATGTGAATATTTTATTCAGATGATGGCTTAATATCATAGTAATTCGTCAAGTCATGATACTATGATGAAATAGgcaaatgtttgtgttgtgctGGCTGCACTAAGGCCTGCCCCTATGTTTGATTCTGAAATCGCTGACGCGGGGAATGACTGAGGATTGCCATACTCTAAACAAAAGGGATGCAATATTATTCCATTGATGGATTAACAGCATGAACAAGTATTTGAGATATGATGCACATACTGTAACCTCTATGCCTTTTGAAAAGCTTCCGCTTGCAAATACCACAGGTAGTAAATGGCAGGTTTGGACAAATGTTGTGGAATGTACCTACCTAATGTGTGCCTTATACTATATGTttgtggggagtgtgtgtgcttttttctTATGGTAGCCTGTTTTACATACGTGTGATGGGTTTGAAAGGGTTTGCATTTTCCAAGTCGCTTGTAGGACAATATGTTTTCTATATTGCCTGTTCTAGTAGGTGTGTGAACTTAGATCAATAGGTATTGCAAAAGGACGTGAGTCACACTTTGAAGAATACTCATGGTCTCGAGTTCCCCTTTGCCAGCTTCTCTAACATCCTCTTCTACATAATTTGTTTATCCACACAGAATTCAGTCCCTTTTTAACATTATGTGGTTAATGTTATTCTATTCTGCCCTCAAAGCATTTGGTCTGAAGCTTGACAGcagaaataaaacattaattCAAGTTATTAAACCCCCAAATTAACTTTGTTTAACTTCAAATCAATTGTATGGGCTTGTTTGGTCTAGTCTGACAAAGGTTGGAAACCAGGCCAACCGCAAAAATGAAAATCCATCAtctaacaaataaataaaatcttttttattaatattatttggtCATAATAttgcattaaaaaaatgcaaaccACACAACAGTTCTTTATGTTAGTATAATTTCAAGTTTTTCTTAGACATTTGGTCATTTAGAAAAAGGTCACTGGTTAGACCTCAACTGGACAATTTCAGGAAATAGAGTTTGGCTTATTCTAAGGTATTTCAGAAAAATACCCATTGCAACACAATATCCTCTTGTGATATGGCAGACACAGGACAATGTGTGCCTTCTTATTTAATTGCACAGGAATGAACAGAACATTTGCACAAAAACCAACAATATTCAATCACAacaagtaataaaaaaaataaaacaggacATAAATTACAGCTTGATAAATATTCGAAACAAAGGACATTCACTGAAGACATCCCACAAGGTGAGGCCCGGGGAAAAGGAAATTGAGATTTGTTATGCATAGGGAAAATGCTAACATGAATAATATTTACTgcaatctctgtctgtctgtatgtcctAGCATTTTTGCATGGAGTTTGTTACCCTTGTGGGGAAGTTACTAGCCTGATCAACGTTTTGTTAGAACCCGATCCTAAGACactaaaaataaacatgaaccTTAATCTGAAAATAGAATATGAATTTGATTACGATTACATTTAATGTTTTTAGGTAGATTAAGAATTGATCACTTTTGTTACAGGGATATTGAGATGATGACAAGCAGAATTCACAAAATGTAGCTtcttataacaataaaaaaaacatcaaaacgTTATGGCAGCCATGTTGCCATGAATAGACCAGTTCCTACCATTCTAATTGTGTGTTCCAGAATGTCTCATCCCCTGACAGGaaatgagggagaggaggaagtggcTCCCTGCCTCGTCAAAGGAAACTCCAGAAGGAGGACTTCCTGGAACGCAGACTCTTAGGGGTAAACAGTAGCACTGCATATACATCCACTTGTGAAGCTGGCTGCAAAGTAGGCTGAAACAGGAACTCATACACTGGTCTCAATTATGTACAAAGATAGAGTAAGCAATTAATTCTTTACGGGTGTCTGTGATATGAATGGAAATGGCTAtctttaaaataatattaaagaGAATCTCAATAAATGCATAAACAGGGACCTCTGTTAAAATGACAACGACAAAACAACCAAACTCAATTTACGATGTCAGTGTGTTGCAGAGTCTACACCATTTACGTCATTCTATAAGCCCTGACCAACCAAGAAGTTAAGAGTAAGGACGTGTCTTCCTTAACTCGAAACTTGTGTTGTAATCGGCCAGAGTTCTGTGTCAGCACAGTCAATGGTAAATGAGCTGGTTTCACTTCCGCCGATTCAAAGCGACAAAGTCAAAAGCTAGTTGAATGGTTACTAAAAAGCAGCGCTGACTGAAGATTCCAGACACCATTGGGATTTGTCGGTtggttgaataaaaaaataataagttaGGCATTGAGGAGATGATCTTTGACACTTTGGTGGAGAGATGTCCATAATAGCATTTGGTAACAGGGGAATTTACAGGTACAATTAACTTTGAAAACCAACAAAAAGCATGTGCTGTCCAGTTAGGatctaagacacacacactctgatataTAATTTGAATTAAATGCCAAGGAGGTCTTTGGAATCACCTGGTTTCTTATATCAAATATTTTTCTGTCTTAATGTACTACAATGCAAACGTATTATATTACTATcctttccccccctcacctAACTTGAGTTTGCACTCTATGTACTATTTTAAAACAGTAAATAGTGTTTATCTCTTAGGTCTTTCCCTGTGCTTGCCCCCATATTTTATTCTCAGTAAGACTCATCAAGACCCTCCTGCTTAGCATTAGACCCACCAAAAAACACAAAGCCCAAACAGAATCAGAACTAACCTCACAGAATCAGTGAGGCTGACCTGGTCCCTTTAGAAGGCCTCTTCGCAACAAGAATCTGAAATATCGGAAACCCAAGAACCACTTTCATCCTCCCACATTTCGGGGAGAttaaaaatcaaaacaaactaataataaatgtatatgtatatatatatatatctatatctgacTGTCCCGATCAGGTTGGGTCGGTGGTTCAGCCAGAGTTCGTTAGAGGGGCATAGGGTGGCGACGGGGCGGGGTTCTGACGGTACACGGCGTCTGCGGGGACGGCTCCGTGTGAGCGAGTCCGCCCCGGGCCTCAGAGCAGAACGCAGGGCCTCTTGGCGACGGTGGGCTGGGGGTTGAGGAAGGCCCGCACGGCGTCCACGAACACCTCCTTGATGCCGTCCTGGTTCAGCGCCGAGCACTCCAGGTAGCGCACGGCGTGGATCTGCTTGGCCAGCGCCGCGCCCTGCTGCTGGGTGACGGGCGTCTGGTTCTGCTCCTTCAGCTTCCGCAGGGTCTCCGTGTCGTTCCGGAGATCGCTCTTGGTGCCCACTAGGAGAACCGGGACGCCAGGACAGTGGTGGgacacctggaggaggagggggaggagggggggggggggggaggagcacacagtcacacacaaaacTATGGATGTAAAGCTATGGATACTTTTCTGTCAGTCACTTTTCtgttaaataaatatctatgcatattttcataaatatgtaggatttttatattttattataaagcTAAGTAATAAGCATTGCATGGCATTAATATTGGAGTGAGGGTTGGTGTTTAACCCTTACACTATTAAATAATGTAAACATTAATACCTTAATTCACATGAAGACCATtagtaaacaacaacatcatTAGGAAAAGATCACTAGACTATTACGTCAGTTTAATGCTTATCGCCCATATTGTTTATATAAAATGTACCCATATTATATAAACTATTTATAATCTAATACTAATATTTTGTATAAATATAGCTCGGTATATTCTTATATGAGTTAGTACTTCTTCAAATCGCTGTCCGCAACATTAGCACAAAACAATTCTCCAAATGTTTTGCGGAAACAGCGATTACTATACTTACTTATACTTATACTTTTATTTCACAAGAAATTGTTTTGAGTAGCTTCCGGAAAACAAAGCTTGTAGGCCTAACTGGAGAAATTGTCATTATCGTTTTCGTTAATATTAACACTATTGCTTTCGAAATTGAGATGAGCAATCACTGTGAGGAGATCAATAATTGTATGTAGAATATGGGGGTGTCTAAATATTGTCGGCGTAATGACAGTTAATAGATTTTGATAGTTTACATttgatatatacaattatagaaCATAAGTGGGAGTAAGTTAGAAGTTCAAAGTTCTCATTCTTTCTTTTTCATTCTACGCTTTACTTCATTTCCTCTTTTAGATTGAATTCCTCTTTTCACATGaatgtgccttttttttttttctctttgtaaTCTGATGGCATTGAAGCGAGATCATCAACTTCAAGTAGGAAGGCCTCTAAACTCTCTTCATGGTTTTCCAAGGGTTAGAGAACTCATAGAACTCATAGAATAATTTAGTGATTTGCAAATGATATTCAAACAAACGTGACGCGATAAAGATACCCACCATAGATGCAGCTTTTGTTTGGCTCGCTACAAAAACCAGTGGGCGATAACTCTAACCCACAGCTAACACTAAAGAGAAAGGATAAACTAATAAGAGGAAAAATGACTAGCAACCACGAACCACCTACTCTTTGTAGACACTACTCACCATAGAGATATGAACTTGTTACACCAGGATAGCTAACAAGATTACTGTAAAAACAATACCTATATATGGTCATGTTCCTACAGCATACCATTGTCACAACATGGTTGGTCACTGACTGAGTTTTAAGGCGGGACTTGCTGAGTGCTATTGTGTTAGCCATTGGTCGACTTACCTCTGGGTGCCACTTGTGTTTGATGTTCTCGTAGGAGGCGGGGCTGGAGATGGAGAAGCAGATGATGAAGACGTGGGTCTGGGGGTAGGAGAGGGTCCGCAGACGGTCGTACTCCTCCTGACCGGCCGTGTCCCACAGGTTCAGGCTGATGGTCCGGCCATCCATCGTCACCTGGGGCCCGGgaaggacacgcacacacacacacacac from the Gadus macrocephalus chromosome 7, ASM3116895v1 genome contains:
- the rhogb gene encoding ras homolog family member Gb, with the protein product MQSVKCVVVGDGAVGKTCLLISYTTGAFPKEYIPTVFDNYSSQVTMDGRTISLNLWDTAGQEEYDRLRTLSYPQTHVFIICFSISSPASYENIKHKWHPEVSHHCPGVPVLLVGTKSDLRNDTETLRKLKEQNQTPVTQQQGAALAKQIHAVRYLECSALNQDGIKEVFVDAVRAFLNPQPTVAKRPCVLL